A stretch of Aythya fuligula isolate bAytFul2 chromosome 1, bAytFul2.pri, whole genome shotgun sequence DNA encodes these proteins:
- the HBP1 gene encoding HMG box-containing protein 1 → MATGLSDTLEHPNMVWEVKTNQMPNAVQKLLLVVDKRTSGMNDSLELLKCNENLPSSPGYASCDEHMELDDLPELQAVQTDSTPPALFQLGADVSHQECSRPSWNQHTSSSDSESAYSCENGVNWLTELANIATSPQSPLMQCSFYNRSSPVHIIATSKSLHSYARPPPGSSKNDPNFSKNDLDETPVRHERANSESESGIFCMSSLSDDDDLGWCHSWPSTVWHCFLKGSRLCFHKGRNKEWQDVEDFARSESCGKEENGSASAYKGYGSDGLKLISHEESISFGESVLKLTFDPGTVEDGLLTVECRLDHPFYVKNKGWSSFYPSLTVVQHGIPCCEMHLGDLCLPPGHPDAINFDDSGVFDTFKSYDFTPMDSSAVYVLSSMARQRRASLSCGGSNNQDAERSECSTKNCVSTASAHLSSSSLYSKAGKSHSSGTASTVSATSPNKCKRPMNAFMLFAKKYRVEYTQMYPGKDNRAISVILGDRWKKMKNEERRMYTLEAKALAEEQKRLNPDCWKRKRTNSGSQQH, encoded by the exons TCAGATACTTTGGAGCATCCTAACATGGTGTGGGAAGTGAAGACAAACCAGATGCCTAATGCAGTTCAGAAGCTGCTCTTGGTAGTGGACAAGAGAACTTCAGGGATGAATGACTCACTGGAGTTGCTGAAGTGTAATGAAAACCTGCCCTCTTCTCCGGGATACGCGTCCTGTGATGAGCACATGGAACTCG ACGATCTTCCTGAGCTACAGGCTGTGCAGACAGATTCTACCCCACCTGCACTTTTCCAGCTTGGTGCCGATGTTTCACATCAGGAGTGTTCGAGGCCTTCATGGAACCAACATACCTCAAGCAGCGATTCGGAGAGCGCTTACTCGTGTGAGAATGGGGTGAACTGGTTGACAGAACTAGCAAATATTGCCACAAGTCCTCAGAGTCCTTTGATGCAGTGCTCTTTTTATAACAG ATCATCTCCTGTTCACATAATAGCTACAAGCAAAAGTTTACATTCCTATGCACGTCCTCCACCAGGATCCTCAAAGAACGATCCCAACTTCTCCAAGAATGATTTGGATGAAACACCAGTCAGACATGAAAGG GCGAATAGTGAGTCAGAATCTGGCATTTTCTGCATGTCGTCACTTTCAGATGATGATGATCTAGGATGGTGCCATTCTTGGCCCTCAACTGTTTGGCACTGTTTTCTAAAAG gCTCTCGTTTGTGCTTTCATAAAGGCCGCAATAAAGAATGGCAGGATGTTGAAGATTTTGCAAGGTCTGAAAGctgtggaaaagaggaaaatggctCAGCAAGTGCCTACAAG GGCTATGGTTCTGATGGTTTGAAGTTGATTTCTCATGAAGAAAGTATTTCCTTTGGTGAGTCAGTGCTGAAGCTGACTTTTGATCCTGGCACAGTGGAAGATGGTTTGCTTACAGTAGAATGCAGACTTGATCACCctttttatgttaaaaacaaag GTTGGTCATCTTTTTATCCAAGCTTGACTGTGGTACAGCATGGCATTCCATGCTGTGAAATGCATCTTGGAGATCTGTGTCTACCTCCTGGACACCCTGATGCCATTAACTTTGATGATTCAGGTGTTTTTGATACatttaaaag ttATGATTTTACACCAATGGATTCCTCTGCAGTTTATGTGCTCAGCAGCATGGCTCGCCAGCGTCGCGCTTCTCTGTCGTGCGGAGGATCAAACAATCAAGATGCTGAGAGATCCGAGTGCAGTACTAAAAACTGTGTGTCTACTGCATCAGCACATCTTTCCTCCAGTTCTTTGTACAGCAAAGCTGGCAAAAGCCACAGCTCAGGGACTGCAAGTACTGTGAGTGCCACTTCTCCAAACAAGTGCAAAAGACCAATGAATGCCTTCATGCTTTTTGCCAAAAAATACAGAGTTGAATATACTCAGATGTATCCAGGGAAAGACAACAG AGCCATAAGTGTGATACTTGGTGACaggtggaagaaaatgaaaaatgaagaaagacgGATGTACACACTAGAAGCCAAGGCCTTGGCGGAAGAACAGAAACGTTTAAATCCTGATTGTTGGAAACGAAAACGAACAAATTCT